One genomic window of Candidatus Methylomirabilis lanthanidiphila includes the following:
- the vapC_4 gene encoding tRNA(fMet)-specific endonuclease VapC, giving the protein MNELTFVDTNVLVYCRDADERDKQPGAQAWLEALWRFRTGRVSIQVLAEYYVTVTRKLDPGLSVDRARADVATLRAWRPAALDYGALEAAWTIQNRHRLSWWDALIVAAAQRLGCRYLLSEDFQDRQRFEELEVINPFLHAPEKILGLP; this is encoded by the coding sequence ATGAACGAGCTGACCTTCGTTGATACAAATGTCCTCGTGTATTGTCGAGATGCCGACGAACGAGACAAGCAACCCGGCGCTCAGGCCTGGCTCGAGGCCCTCTGGCGTTTCCGAACAGGCCGAGTCAGCATCCAGGTTCTCGCTGAATACTACGTGACGGTCACTCGCAAGCTCGACCCTGGTCTGAGCGTTGATCGTGCCAGAGCCGATGTCGCAACGCTCCGCGCGTGGAGGCCTGCTGCTCTCGATTATGGAGCTCTTGAGGCAGCCTGGACCATACAGAATCGACATCGACTCTCGTGGTGGGACGCCTTGATTGTTGCGGCCGCGCAACGTCTGGGTTGCAGGTATCTGTTGAGCGAGGATTTCCAGGATCGACAACGGTTCGAGGAGCTCGAGGTCATCAATCCCTTCCTGCATGCCCCGGAAAAGATTCTGGGCTTGCCGTAA
- a CDS encoding Spore coat polysaccharide biosynthesis protein spsK yields MTILLIGADGQLGSELRQAFSDQDLVPLTHADLELTDPARVLELVRQYRPGLILNTAAYHRVDECEGFPERAFAVNAVAIRDLAIAAKEIGAALVHFSTDYVFDGRQRNPYREVDPPGPLSVYATSKLAGEHLVMAVLPQHFVIRTSGLYGPAGRRNKTGNFVETMLRLAREGREIRVVGDQIVTPTSAEDLARKVRQLVETGAYGLYHITNNGECSWHQFASAIFDMTGLHPRLQETTAAAFAAPARRPAYSVLDNANLRSLGLDDLRHWREALADYLAKRARLLDQV; encoded by the coding sequence ATGACGATACTCCTGATTGGGGCTGATGGGCAGTTGGGGAGCGAGCTGCGGCAGGCGTTCAGCGATCAGGACCTGGTGCCGCTGACCCACGCTGATCTTGAACTGACCGACCCGGCTCGCGTGCTGGAGCTCGTGCGTCAGTACCGGCCCGGTCTGATCCTGAATACTGCAGCCTATCATCGGGTCGATGAGTGTGAAGGCTTTCCAGAACGCGCCTTTGCTGTGAACGCCGTAGCAATCAGGGATCTGGCCATCGCCGCCAAGGAAATCGGAGCGGCACTTGTTCATTTCAGCACTGACTATGTCTTTGACGGCAGGCAGCGAAACCCCTATCGAGAAGTCGATCCGCCTGGACCGCTGAGTGTATACGCGACCTCGAAACTGGCCGGCGAGCACCTCGTCATGGCTGTGCTGCCACAGCACTTTGTGATACGAACCAGCGGGCTGTACGGTCCGGCAGGCCGCCGCAACAAGACGGGGAATTTCGTCGAGACGATGCTTCGCCTGGCGCGGGAGGGGCGAGAGATTCGGGTGGTGGGCGACCAGATCGTCACCCCCACGAGCGCCGAGGATCTGGCGCGGAAGGTCCGGCAATTGGTGGAGACCGGCGCCTATGGGCTCTACCACATCACGAACAACGGGGAATGTTCATGGCACCAGTTTGCGTCGGCGATCTTTGATATGACCGGCCTGCATCCCCGCCTACAGGAAACGACCGCCGCCGCGTTCGCCGCCCCTGCCCGCCGCCCCGCGTACTCCGTCCTGGATAATGCGAATCTGCGATCACTTGGACTCGATGATCTGCGACATTGGCGCGAGGCCCTTGCCGACTACCTTGCCAAGCGCGCACGGCTGCTCGACCAGGTGTAA
- a CDS encoding Glycosyl transferase, family 2: MTDHRVAVGIINYGDYRHLPACLDSVKRQTLPPDRIILLDNQSRTDEIGPIARAYPEVQILGMQDNLGYSGGANRIIREANGGEDIVLLNPDVVLDQRHLEELILAMQSNPGAGAVGGKLLLGDSQVDGRLCGDAPRILDTTGHLIFRSRRVIDRAHGEPDVGQHDAPEEIFSVCGAAVLYSRSMLEDIRIDGECFDEDFFAYKEDVDICWRAQLLGWTALYHPAATAHHLRGWKRGDNRRRVSRLRKYHSFKNYFLLMIKNELPVLLRRDVLPILRLGMCAMAYVTLAEPALWRSVLDLRRYWPRARRKRGIIMARRRVSADRIGRWFV, translated from the coding sequence GTGACTGATCATCGAGTGGCGGTGGGGATCATCAACTACGGTGATTACCGGCATCTGCCTGCCTGTCTGGATAGCGTCAAGCGACAGACACTCCCGCCTGACCGGATTATCCTGCTCGATAACCAGAGTCGCACCGATGAGATCGGTCCTATCGCCAGGGCGTATCCGGAAGTACAGATCCTGGGGATGCAGGATAACCTGGGGTACAGTGGCGGAGCTAACCGCATCATCCGCGAGGCGAACGGGGGTGAAGACATTGTGTTGCTCAACCCCGATGTGGTGCTCGATCAACGGCATCTGGAGGAGCTGATCCTGGCGATGCAATCGAATCCCGGCGCCGGCGCGGTGGGCGGCAAGCTCCTGCTGGGCGATTCCCAGGTCGACGGCAGGCTGTGCGGTGACGCGCCACGGATACTTGATACCACAGGACACCTGATCTTTCGGAGTCGGCGGGTCATCGATAGAGCCCATGGTGAGCCGGATGTGGGGCAGCATGACGCGCCAGAGGAGATCTTTAGTGTCTGTGGGGCGGCGGTCTTGTATAGCAGGTCGATGCTCGAGGATATCCGGATCGATGGGGAGTGTTTCGACGAGGACTTCTTTGCCTATAAGGAGGACGTCGATATCTGCTGGCGGGCTCAGTTGCTTGGATGGACCGCGCTCTACCACCCCGCAGCGACCGCTCACCACCTCAGGGGATGGAAACGCGGCGACAACCGGCGACGCGTCTCCCGGCTTCGAAAATATCACTCCTTCAAAAATTATTTCTTATTGATGATCAAGAATGAACTCCCGGTGCTGTTACGACGGGATGTCCTGCCGATTCTCCGACTGGGGATGTGCGCCATGGCCTACGTAACCCTTGCGGAACCTGCCCTTTGGAGGTCGGTGTTGGATCTGAGGCGGTATTGGCCGAGGGCTCGCCGCAAGCGGGGTATTATCATGGCGCGCCGCCGCGTCTCAGCGGACAGGATCGGTCGCTGGTTCGTGTAG
- a CDS encoding glycosyl transferase family 1, producing MILAEVKVALIHDWLTGMRGGERCLESLCELFPGADIFTLLHMKGSVSKAIEERRIRTSVIQTLPCAATCYRYYLPLFPWAIEQFTLDGYDLVISSSHCVAKGVKPPSRALHIAYVHTPMRYIWDMRNAYAAPGRMGPASRLLLRTVTGRLRRWDVAVNSRVDHFVANSLHVAHRIRRHYNREATVIYPPVETARFHIAGRTDDYYLVAGAFAPYKRIDLAIEAFNRLRRRLVIVGDGQEGSRLRRLAGPTIEFLGQRSDREVADLLSRCRALVFPGEEDFGILPVEAMASGRPVIAYGRGGVTETVIPLNRSTFNVQRSESQHAFSLQPSAFSPDPCTPTGVFFYEQTVEELIRAVDFFERSSDRFDPEALRAHALIFDRSNFEKRMIAFVSECYETWKRRTP from the coding sequence ATGATATTGGCTGAGGTAAAGGTTGCGCTGATTCACGACTGGCTGACTGGGATGCGCGGCGGAGAGCGCTGTTTGGAGTCGCTCTGCGAGCTCTTTCCAGGGGCCGATATTTTCACCCTGCTGCACATGAAGGGGAGCGTATCGAAGGCCATCGAAGAACGGCGGATCCGGACGTCGGTTATCCAGACGTTACCGTGTGCTGCCACCTGCTATCGTTACTATCTGCCTCTCTTCCCGTGGGCCATTGAGCAGTTCACGCTCGATGGGTACGATCTGGTCATTTCCAGCAGCCACTGTGTAGCCAAGGGGGTAAAACCACCGTCCCGGGCGCTTCACATTGCATATGTGCATACCCCGATGCGGTATATCTGGGATATGCGAAATGCCTATGCGGCCCCCGGACGTATGGGTCCGGCATCCAGGCTTCTGTTGCGCACTGTCACCGGACGTTTGCGGCGGTGGGATGTTGCGGTCAACAGCCGTGTCGATCATTTTGTGGCCAACTCGCTTCACGTGGCCCATCGGATTCGACGCCACTACAATCGGGAGGCGACTGTGATCTATCCTCCGGTCGAAACCGCACGCTTTCATATCGCCGGGCGGACGGATGATTACTATCTGGTGGCCGGGGCCTTCGCCCCGTATAAGCGGATTGATCTCGCCATCGAGGCCTTCAACCGACTGCGGCGACGTCTGGTGATCGTGGGCGATGGCCAGGAGGGGAGTCGTCTGCGGCGGTTAGCCGGCCCTACCATCGAATTCCTGGGCCAGCGGTCCGACCGCGAGGTTGCCGACCTGCTCAGCCGCTGCCGCGCGCTGGTGTTTCCTGGCGAAGAGGATTTCGGCATCCTCCCCGTCGAAGCCATGGCCTCCGGACGGCCGGTCATCGCATATGGGAGGGGCGGTGTGACGGAGACCGTGATACCGTTAAACCGTTCAACGTTCAACGTTCAACGTTCAGAGTCACAACACGCCTTCAGCCTTCAGCCTTCAGCCTTCAGCCCTGACCCTTGCACTCCCACGGGCGTATTCTTCTACGAACAAACTGTTGAGGAGTTAATCCGGGCTGTCGATTTTTTTGAGCGGTCATCCGATCGATTCGATCCGGAGGCGCTTCGTGCGCATGCTCTCATCTTCGACCGTTCGAACTTTGAAAAGCGGATGATCGCCTTCGTGTCCGAATGCTACGAGACCTGGAAGCGACGAACTCCATAA
- a CDS encoding UDP-phosphate glucose phosphotransferase produces MLKRHSEFIESLMLLADLLVISASWLGSYYFRFYWGPILVYRDIPDIRPYLLLLGLIVVVWGVAFKAFGLYRPKRISSRLAEVRDIARACTLAVLILIAATFFLKQFEFSRIVIACFWVFSIVSVSLVRSSFREVLRFTRRSGYNLRHVLIVGEGALARKVAERIRARPELGFRIKGLLVGDRNLVGQQVDGMSVLGTYEQAGELAEALSIDRVFIAIPLEAYGRMEAILRSLENGVAAISAVPDLHQYMTLRGGVEEFDGLPLISLQESPHYGWNLVGKRSLDIALSTVALLITGPLLLLVAAIIKLTSSGPVLYRQERMGLDGRTFQMLKFRSMRNDAEDDTGPVWAARDDERRTGIGALLRRTSLDELPQLVNVLKGEMSLVGPRPERPVFIEEFRKRIPRYMLRHKVKAGITGWAQVNGWRGDTSIEKRIECDLFYIENWSLFFDLRILWLSFWKGFIHRNAM; encoded by the coding sequence ATGCTGAAACGCCACAGCGAGTTTATCGAAAGTCTTATGCTGCTCGCCGATCTGCTGGTGATCAGCGCCAGTTGGCTCGGCTCGTACTATTTCCGCTTCTATTGGGGCCCGATTCTGGTCTACCGCGATATTCCTGATATCCGTCCATACCTCCTGCTGCTTGGCCTCATTGTCGTCGTCTGGGGCGTCGCGTTTAAGGCCTTCGGGTTGTATCGTCCAAAGCGGATCTCGTCCCGGCTCGCCGAGGTGAGGGATATTGCCAGGGCCTGCACCCTTGCGGTCTTGATTCTCATTGCGGCGACGTTCTTTCTTAAGCAGTTTGAATTTTCGCGCATTGTGATTGCCTGTTTCTGGGTCTTCAGCATCGTGTCGGTTAGCCTCGTCAGGAGCAGCTTCCGCGAGGTTCTCCGCTTCACCAGACGCAGCGGCTACAATCTCCGCCATGTCCTGATTGTCGGCGAAGGGGCATTGGCGCGAAAGGTTGCAGAAAGGATTCGCGCCCGTCCGGAATTGGGATTTCGCATCAAGGGGCTCCTGGTCGGAGACCGGAACCTGGTTGGGCAACAGGTTGACGGAATGAGCGTTCTCGGCACCTATGAGCAGGCGGGGGAACTGGCGGAAGCGCTGTCGATCGATCGAGTGTTTATCGCCATACCGCTGGAAGCCTACGGGCGAATGGAGGCGATCCTTAGAAGTCTGGAGAACGGGGTTGCCGCCATTAGTGCCGTACCGGATCTCCACCAGTATATGACCTTGCGCGGTGGAGTGGAAGAGTTTGACGGCCTGCCCCTCATCAGTCTGCAGGAGTCGCCCCATTACGGGTGGAACCTGGTCGGTAAGAGGTCGCTGGACATTGCATTGTCGACTGTAGCCCTTCTAATCACCGGGCCGCTGCTGCTCTTGGTCGCGGCGATTATTAAGCTGACATCGTCAGGCCCGGTCCTGTACCGTCAAGAACGCATGGGCCTCGACGGCAGAACCTTCCAGATGTTGAAGTTCCGGTCGATGCGGAACGACGCGGAGGATGACACCGGCCCCGTATGGGCCGCACGCGATGATGAACGTCGAACGGGGATCGGCGCCCTGCTCCGCCGGACCTCGCTGGATGAACTGCCGCAACTGGTGAATGTGCTCAAGGGGGAGATGAGTCTGGTTGGTCCCAGACCGGAACGGCCGGTCTTCATTGAGGAGTTTCGGAAACGGATCCCACGGTACATGCTGCGACATAAGGTGAAAGCGGGCATCACCGGGTGGGCTCAGGTGAATGGGTGGAGAGGCGATACCTCCATCGAGAAACGTATCGAATGTGACCTGTTTTATATCGAGAACTGGTCATTATTTTTCGATCTCAGGATTCTCTGGCTGAGTTTTTGGAAGGGGTTTATCCACAGGAATGCCATGTGA
- a CDS encoding UDP-glucose 4-epimerase, with product MKVLVTGGAGFIGSHVVDALVKEGHSVAVVDDLSMGKREQVHPSARFYPADIRNRQTLEEVFRIERPEVVNHHAAQVDLRRSMTEPSFDASVNIVGSLNLLELALAYEARKFINISSGGAVYGEPQRLPVDECHPIRPMSAYGVSKYTVEQYLRLFDGSGLDCSILRYANVYGPRQDPAGEAGVVAIFSRQMLAGERPTIFGDGTKTRDYVYVDDIVAANLLAMAEKQASGRSYNIGLGREVSDRQIFESVRRAVGAALEPILASKRPGEIDRICLDASLAKAELGWEPTIFLEEGIARTVAFYRG from the coding sequence ATGAAAGTACTGGTCACGGGAGGGGCAGGTTTTATCGGGTCACACGTTGTGGACGCGTTGGTGAAAGAGGGTCATAGTGTCGCCGTGGTGGACGATCTTTCGATGGGAAAACGAGAGCAGGTTCATCCGTCGGCGCGCTTTTACCCGGCAGACATCCGTAACCGTCAGACGCTGGAGGAGGTCTTTCGCATCGAGCGCCCGGAGGTGGTCAACCATCATGCGGCCCAGGTTGACCTGCGCCGGTCGATGACTGAACCGTCGTTCGACGCCTCCGTAAATATCGTTGGCTCACTGAATCTGCTTGAGCTTGCCCTGGCCTACGAGGCAAGAAAATTTATCAACATCTCGTCGGGAGGAGCCGTCTACGGTGAACCCCAGCGGCTGCCCGTTGACGAGTGCCATCCGATCCGTCCGATGTCCGCGTACGGGGTGAGTAAATACACCGTGGAGCAATATCTGCGCCTCTTCGACGGGTCTGGGCTGGATTGCTCGATCCTACGGTACGCCAATGTCTACGGTCCGCGGCAGGACCCTGCCGGGGAGGCAGGCGTCGTGGCGATCTTCAGCCGGCAGATGCTCGCCGGCGAGCGTCCGACGATTTTCGGCGACGGCACGAAGACGCGAGACTACGTCTACGTCGACGACATCGTTGCGGCGAACCTCTTGGCAATGGCCGAGAAGCAGGCCTCAGGGCGAAGCTATAATATCGGTCTGGGGCGCGAGGTCAGCGACCGGCAGATCTTTGAGTCGGTGCGCAGGGCGGTGGGCGCCGCACTGGAGCCGATTCTGGCGTCGAAACGACCCGGAGAGATCGACAGGATCTGTCTGGATGCCTCCTTGGCCAAGGCAGAGTTGGGCTGGGAGCCGACCATCTTCCTTGAAGAGGGGATCGCCAGGACGGTCGCCTTTTACCGGGGATGA
- a CDS encoding ribokinase has product MTVSGQSGKRLNFLTSSATLTHKRYQRIRLREGGAVIRYRQIVTRFPKKQLLVLGDIMMDEYIWGSVSRLSPEAPVPVVEVKAESCRLGGGGNVAANIQSLGGQAVLVGVVGNDLPGERLIHAIEAAGVKTDGVVVDRARPTTVKTRVIAGSQQIVRFDRESMSDLSKEAVDRLLEIVERRLTDTDGVLISDYAKGVISKRVARHILSLAKRYRKVVVVDPKVHHFPLYKGATVITPNHHEALAFAHLPAWGQEDMLAVAGRELLRKLEVTAILVTRGEAGMSLFEDGRVTHIPAVAKEVYDVTGAGDTVLAALALAMASGASLREAAVIANHAAGVVVGRAGTATISREELVDALKDRV; this is encoded by the coding sequence ATGACGGTGTCCGGACAGAGCGGAAAGAGGTTGAATTTTCTCACAAGTTCCGCTACTCTGACCCATAAAAGGTATCAGAGAATACGGCTTCGTGAGGGGGGTGCAGTTATTCGGTATCGACAGATTGTGACCCGTTTTCCCAAGAAGCAGCTCCTCGTCCTTGGAGATATTATGATGGATGAGTATATCTGGGGGAGCGTGTCGCGGCTTTCCCCCGAGGCGCCGGTCCCGGTGGTGGAGGTAAAGGCCGAGAGTTGTCGTCTGGGTGGGGGGGGTAATGTGGCGGCCAACATTCAATCATTGGGCGGACAGGCGGTCCTGGTGGGGGTGGTCGGCAACGATCTGCCGGGAGAACGTCTGATTCACGCGATTGAGGCGGCCGGAGTGAAGACCGACGGGGTGGTTGTAGATCGCGCTCGCCCGACCACCGTCAAGACCAGAGTCATAGCGGGGAGCCAGCAGATTGTCCGCTTCGACCGGGAGAGCATGTCCGATCTCTCGAAGGAGGCGGTGGATCGGCTGCTTGAGATCGTCGAGAGGCGACTCACTGACACGGATGGGGTACTGATCTCAGATTACGCCAAGGGAGTGATCAGCAAGCGGGTCGCGCGGCACATCCTCTCTCTCGCAAAACGTTACCGGAAAGTTGTGGTTGTCGATCCGAAGGTTCATCATTTCCCCCTCTACAAGGGCGCTACCGTCATTACCCCCAACCATCACGAGGCCTTAGCCTTTGCCCATCTTCCCGCATGGGGACAAGAGGATATGCTTGCCGTTGCGGGAAGAGAGCTGCTCAGGAAACTTGAGGTTACGGCGATATTGGTCACCAGGGGCGAGGCAGGGATGTCGCTCTTTGAGGATGGACGAGTCACCCATATTCCGGCGGTCGCAAAGGAGGTCTATGATGTCACAGGGGCTGGAGATACCGTCTTGGCAGCCCTTGCGTTGGCCATGGCATCCGGCGCCTCCCTGCGAGAGGCGGCCGTCATCGCCAACCATGCCGCCGGTGTTGTGGTGGGACGAGCCGGGACGGCTACCATCAGCCGTGAGGAGTTGGTGGACGCACTTAAAGACAGGGTATAG
- the pyrG gene encoding CTP synthase encodes MPTKFIFVTGGVLSSLGKGLASASIGCLLESRGVKVTILKCDPYINIDPGTMNPFQHGEVFVTDDGAETDLDLGHYERFTDHVMTKWNNVTAGQIYHSVITKERHGDYLGATVQVIPHITDEIKRAIHRVAAGVDVVIVEVGGTVGDIESLPFLEAIRQFRSDVGRENVLYIHLTLVPYIAPAGELKSKPTQHSVKELLQIGIQPDILLCRTDRMLPKDLKAKVALFCNVSEKAVITAKDVGNIYEVPLVLRSEGLDAIIAEMLSLPHTEADLSAWETIVRKVKESTTGVTIAVVGKYLELKDSYKSLTEAIIHGGIANDCRVHIKAVDAEVVARDGPKEHLHDVAGILVPGGFGIRGIEGKVAAIAFAREERIPFFGICLGMQCAVIEFARHVCGLQGANSREFDPNSPHPVIDLMPEQRGITSLGGTMRLGAYPCRIVAPSVAHQVYGTTEISERHRHRYEVNNDYRDILERHGMRLSGFSPDNMLVEMIELPDHPWFVGGQFHPEFKSGPKRPHPLFREFIKASLQQQQNRV; translated from the coding sequence GTGCCGACAAAATTCATCTTTGTGACCGGCGGCGTACTGTCATCGCTCGGGAAGGGTTTAGCCTCCGCCTCTATCGGCTGTTTGCTGGAAAGCCGGGGCGTCAAGGTGACGATACTGAAATGCGATCCCTATATCAATATCGATCCCGGGACCATGAACCCTTTCCAGCATGGGGAGGTATTTGTCACCGATGATGGCGCTGAGACCGACCTTGACCTGGGGCATTACGAGCGGTTTACCGACCATGTGATGACCAAGTGGAACAACGTCACTGCCGGGCAGATCTACCATTCGGTCATCACGAAAGAGCGGCACGGAGACTATTTGGGCGCCACAGTTCAGGTCATCCCACATATCACCGACGAGATCAAGCGCGCGATCCATCGGGTGGCGGCAGGCGTGGATGTCGTGATCGTCGAGGTCGGCGGGACGGTCGGCGATATTGAGAGCCTGCCGTTCCTCGAGGCGATCCGGCAGTTCAGGAGCGACGTCGGGCGGGAGAACGTCCTGTATATCCACCTGACGTTGGTTCCGTATATTGCGCCGGCCGGCGAGCTGAAATCGAAGCCGACCCAGCACAGCGTGAAGGAGCTGCTTCAGATCGGGATCCAGCCGGATATCCTGCTGTGCCGGACTGACCGGATGCTCCCCAAAGACCTGAAAGCCAAGGTCGCGCTGTTCTGTAACGTATCTGAGAAGGCGGTTATCACTGCGAAGGATGTAGGCAACATCTATGAGGTGCCGCTGGTCCTGCGCAGCGAGGGATTGGATGCCATTATTGCCGAGATGCTCAGCCTGCCGCACACCGAGGCCGACCTGAGCGCCTGGGAGACCATTGTTCGGAAGGTGAAGGAATCGACGACCGGCGTCACGATCGCGGTGGTCGGCAAATACCTCGAGCTCAAAGACTCGTATAAGAGCTTGACCGAGGCGATCATCCACGGCGGCATTGCCAATGATTGTCGCGTCCATATCAAGGCAGTCGATGCGGAGGTGGTGGCACGCGACGGCCCAAAGGAGCATCTGCACGATGTTGCGGGTATCCTTGTTCCTGGAGGCTTCGGCATTCGAGGGATCGAGGGAAAGGTTGCGGCGATCGCCTTTGCCCGAGAAGAGCGCATTCCGTTCTTCGGGATCTGTCTGGGGATGCAGTGCGCGGTCATCGAATTTGCCAGGCACGTGTGCGGCCTGCAGGGCGCCAACAGCCGCGAGTTTGATCCGAACTCCCCACACCCGGTTATCGATCTCATGCCTGAACAGCGAGGCATTACCAGCTTGGGAGGGACCATGCGGCTTGGGGCGTACCCATGCCGTATCGTCGCGCCGTCTGTTGCCCACCAGGTCTATGGGACCACTGAGATCAGCGAACGCCACCGCCATCGCTACGAGGTCAACAATGACTATCGGGATATCCTGGAGCGTCACGGCATGAGGCTCAGCGGCTTTTCGCCCGACAATATGCTGGTGGAGATGATCGAG